The following DNA comes from Hordeum vulgare subsp. vulgare chromosome 3H, MorexV3_pseudomolecules_assembly, whole genome shotgun sequence.
ACAAAACTACATACCCTGCTATGAATAATAGAGAAAGTCACCAATCACATGAGAACTTGAAAGTGCTACTGTCTACAACATGGCcatttctcttttgttttccaaagTACGGGTTAAATTTGGATACTGAAATTTCTTTCATGCTAGGCTCATAGCTCATACTGAAATTAAGTAGATAAACCTATCTTCGAGTGTGCCATTTTATTTTGGCAAACTGGGCCTCCAAGCAAGTTTCTTTTTCATTCTATCGTCTTTCCCCTTGTTCCAGCGAAGTTCGTGAAATTCCTAAAGGTGTCCTAATAGTCCCTCAGATGCTACCACTATTACCTAATTATTATAATCTATATATACTGCTAAATAAATGACTAGACACCATGATTGCAGTTTTTCTTGGCATTGATGGCATGAAAACTGTAGTGTTTTAATTTTTGAGAAAGCGCAAAAGCTTTGCGTCTTGTTGTATTAAAAAGGCAGGAACAAAGTTATTTACATGCCCAAGCGGGCAGGATCAGAACAAGAAACAGAGCAGGAAAAGGGCCATGAAAGCTGTAGTATTCAGACAAGATTTCCCTTGCTGATAGAAGTCATATTTGTGTCTCCGAGAAAGCTTGTTTTCATACGAAATACAGTACATTTTTGTTAAGATCTAAGTATTTGCTTCACTGATTTAAAATGATTTCACAGGTACCGATTCTTCTCCAAGAAAGGTCACCATGGGGGAGGGGCATACACTAGCTGCAGACCAGTAGTGGTGAGCTAGCTTGACTAATTGTTGTCAAGTGCCAAATGTTTTTCCACATGCTCACATGGGAGTTTACTCCGAGAAACGCTCTCGGTGCTGTTCGACTAGCTCATAAACTAGAGAACACATACATGCTTAGCCAAACCCTGTCCTCAGTACACTTCCGTAACACGTCTGGATATTGGCAAGGAAAAAGGACTGAGTAGAGTTCTGATGTTATATATGTAGAGCCAAAATTTCTAGCTAACCAATGCTATACAAGTTTTCCTTGTAATATTTTTTTGTATGGCTTATAAGGGGTTCAAAACCAAACTTGTTTCCTGTTCTCCCACTTTCTACAAAATTGGCACTAAATGACTCCAAAGCTATCTTGAAAAGGTACTTGCCGCTCTTAGTGCTTAAGGTGCTACAATGCTCAAAACGCATGCATGGTAGCACCCCAAAAACTCATGATTTGTTTCTAGGAAAAATGCTAATATTGACAAAAAGATGTATCTATCATTTGTAAATCTGGATTCTGTTCCCACCTTaaaaaacaataatgcatatatcCTACTATGAATAAcaaccaaagtcactattcacatgaGAACTTGAAATTGCTACTATTTACAACATGGCcttttctctttcatttttcGAAGTGTGGGTTAATCCGCATACTGAAATGTCTTGCATTTTAGGCTCATAGTTCTGTCATTATTTTTAATGATTTCTGTGACCTTCTGAGGTTTCTACGGTGATGTGTGTGTTAGCAACTTATGAAGGTGTACTAGCTTTCCCCTTGATTCCTAACAAGCATGATTTCTCTTAATACAAGAATTATTTACATATTATCATAAGCTTGTTTGGTCGTCAAATCAAGTCTGGTTTATATCAGCAACTCCACCAATTGAATTGAATTGAAATGAGGAAGCACAGAAATGTATCATGCGAAAATGATTCCCTCAATCAAATTGGCTGGTTGAAGTTAGACTTTGATGTTTTAGTTTGTTTGATTTTCCTATATGTATTTGCAGATAGATTTTTCGGTGGAGCTGGTGAAGGAGGTGGACATAGGCTGCACAGGAGTGTACGGACAAGTGAGCTCAAACTCCTTGTGCACGTTTATGCTTTAACACAAATAAAGCATGAGTTGTCTGATTGAAATGGTTGGCACTGCAAATGTttgaaatgataaaagaaagaagttgCTAATAATAAAAAGGCATAGACACTTGTCAACCAGAAAGGAATGTCTCCATTGGTATACTTGTAAAAGAGCTCTAAGACCTCACTTTTTAGAACAAAATAGTAATTATAGAGGAAAGCAGTTGTCTTTTATTATCAATTTGATACAAATTTTTATCACATGGTATCAATTTGATATAATTGGTACCTCTGAAAATGGTTAGCATAACAGATAGGCCCACTAACGCACACAACAGGGTAAACAGCCAACTTTAATTTATTACTGTATTTGTGCAAAAGGAGTTGTCTTTTATTATCATTTTGATTAATTTTTTTATCACATGGTATCAGAGAGTTTTATTTGACTCATTTTATAACATTGTTTAATTGCAGACAGATCTTTGGCGAAGGCTGGGAACTAAGGCAGGGTTGTGAACCAGGGCAGGGAAAAAATGGGGACGCAAATGTATAGAGGTGAGCAAGACCACCCTGTATTCTGTAGTTTAAGTATCATAGTAGAAAGCATGCATGGATAATCATATAGTTTGTTGTCTAAAGTGACCATAGTAAAATTCCTCGAGTTCCAGAATACCATATAAAATAACAATATGTAATTAGTAAGGAAAAGAAGCCATTTGATTAAACAGAACAAATGGTTGGGAAAATTGTTAGCACATGACGAATTGCTCGGAAAATTACAGGCATTGCGAATAAACAAAGTTGTGAAGGTTGTCTATGTTCTCCTATATGCTGTGCAGATACTGAAACTTGTATTTCCTCTGTACCATAATAATtatagttctccccaactataaTTATTATGGTACAGAGGGAGCAGAATGCAACCTACTGCAGCACCATTTATACCTTCAGAGTCTGTCTTCTGGTCATCCAAGTCCCAGTTGGAGAGTTCTGCATGCACTAACACTGAATAACGCACATGCACAGGCAGCAGCATGCATTTCCAGCCCACCTCTGTTTCTGTTCTGCAGCATCCTCCCtgtttttcattcatttttgctCTCCAAAACGGCCAGTTGCTACTCTGGATACAATTTCATGACACAAGTCACATTCTGCATGCAATTTACCATGCAGCCAAAACATTTAATTATTTCCTTGCTACAGATGAACATTCTTCAGACAAAACATTCTTCAGCCATTATGCATTCACACAACACAGATGAACTAACACAACCACATCAGTTGCAGTCTTCAAAAGCAGTCCTCAACTTGAGCAGAGCAAAGCAGATACTGCAGAATGCAAGCTTAGTTGTAGAATTTGCATCGTTGGAAAACTGAATTAGGACTCACTTTGGaagaatattattattattattattgcctcttaaaTAGCCAAGAATATTGTTTCTGGAAGAGTGGAGTTATATGTAGTGTGATCATGTTGTTCACTGAACTGAATATTGTGGAAACTGCCAGTTTAACTAGATCATTTAGAATCTATTTGAATAAAACTGAGAAAGCAGCATAAGGGAATGACTGAAAATCTCATTTTCACAAGATTACTAGCTAAATTTGTTGAGTTCATGTTTGTGCTTCTTGAACTGCATCACTTTTCATATGTCACTAACTTGGTACTCATCTATCTTTTTCAGGTCATGCCGTCATGGTTGCACTGGTTCTTCTTACCACTGTCACAGCAGCAAGCCCGATGACTGGCTATTGGGATTATCTCTGTGACGATGGCAACTACACTGCGCCCAGCAAATACCAGCAGAACCTTGAAAAACTGTCCACCACGCTGCCCGAGGCGGTCGCCTCTTCCCCCACTTTGTTTTACAGGCAGATAGCTGGTTCCAGCCAGGACAGAATACATGCTCTGGCAAGATGTCATGGTGACACAGAGGCGTATGACTGCGAGAGATGTCTCACTCGGGCCTTCCAGGACGCCCGGGTTGTATGCACATTCAGGAAGAGTGTTTCTATCTACTATGACACGTGCAGTCTCTGGTTCGCTGAGAAGAACATCAAAATTCATCTTGGATATTGGAAGTCAGACCTTATGGCGGATGGTCCCCCAATACCTGCCTACTGCAAGGCATTCAAGAAGGATGCCAGTACACTTATTGCAGACGTGGCAAGAAAGGCAGCAGATTCTCCTCAAAGGCATGCCACGGGAGAAAAGGATCGTGATGAGCGTGCCTGCAAATACAAACTGTACAGTTATGCTGACTGTTTACCTGGAATTTCAGCTGCTGAGTGTCAGGCCTGTTTGGAAGATCTGACCACTACACCAAACCTGAGTGGTGGGCAAATGGGTGAGCGAAAGGCTACCCTATTGTGCAGTTACCGGTTGGAGCCTTATCAGTTCTTCAAGGCTACGAAAGGTGAGTTACCATGAGATGCAGAATTGAATGCTTCTTCTGTTGGTCATATTTGTTAGGAAGTATtaatattagtctaggagtccttattagtctattagtattagtctaggagtccttattagtctatgtttactttccttgcacctcaagtcatgtgtaatatatatatatgccccttaggccttcaatacagataagttgctttcctaacatggtatcagagcctagGTTTAGGTCTCCGGACGTCGCAACTCGTCCTCACGATCCAACTTTTTTTCCCGTTCCTGCTCCAGCCGCTGGATCTCGTCGCTGCTCCGCAGCTTCCGCGCCGTCTGCGCCTCCTGGCGCGCCGCGGCCGCCATATTCGCCTCGGCCGGCGGCCgccgcctccagccgccgccgcctcatcTGGATCTCGCGCCC
Coding sequences within:
- the LOC123442766 gene encoding cysteine-rich receptor-like protein kinase 10 — translated: MVALVLLTTVTAASPMTGYWDYLCDDGNYTAPSKYQQNLEKLSTTLPEAVASSPTLFYRQIAGSSQDRIHALARCHGDTEAYDCERCLTRAFQDARVVCTFRKSVSIYYDTCSLWFAEKNIKIHLGYWKSDLMADGPPIPAYCKAFKKDASTLIADVARKAADSPQRHATGEKDRDERACKYKLYSYADCLPGISAAECQACLEDLTTTPNLSGGQMGERKATLLCSYRLEPYQFFKATKGELP